From a region of the Thiomicrorhabdus sp. genome:
- a CDS encoding sugar transferase, with amino-acid sequence MKRIFDIFLALIAFSLLIVPAVIVALLVKLTSKGPVLYWSDRVGINNTIFKMPKFRSMKIDTPAVATHLLQDPKSVLTPIGNFLRKSSLDELPQLWCILKGDMSFVGPRPALFNQDDLIELRTQQGVHELIPGLTGWAQVNGRDELPIPEKVALDVEYMSKQGFWFDIYIIWLTFLKVVKRDGVSH; translated from the coding sequence ATGAAAAGAATTTTTGATATTTTTTTGGCTCTCATTGCCTTTAGCCTGTTAATTGTTCCCGCTGTGATTGTGGCATTATTGGTTAAACTGACTTCAAAAGGGCCTGTTTTATATTGGTCTGATCGGGTTGGTATAAATAATACAATTTTTAAAATGCCTAAGTTTCGTAGTATGAAAATTGATACTCCTGCCGTAGCGACCCATCTTTTACAAGATCCTAAAAGTGTATTGACTCCAATTGGTAACTTTTTACGTAAATCGAGTTTAGATGAGTTGCCACAACTTTGGTGTATTTTAAAAGGTGATATGAGTTTTGTGGGGCCACGCCCAGCGTTGTTTAATCAAGATGATTTAATAGAATTAAGAACTCAGCAAGGTGTGCATGAATTAATTCCTGGGTTAACAGGTTGGGCACAGGTTAATGGTCGTGATGAATTGCCGATTCCTGAAAAAGTCGCTTTAGATGTTGAATATATGTCTAAGCAAGGTTTTTGGTTTGATATTTATATTATTTGGCTTACTTTTTTAAAAGTCGTTAAGCGTGATGGAGTTTCACACTAA
- a CDS encoding NAD-dependent epimerase/dehydratase family protein: protein MKVFLTGSTGFVGTTLLQRFVADGIEAVALVRNGSVGLPDGVESVVGDLNSLVVADRLPRRSASRNDGDNVNFCASLELMLENIDVIAHAAARAHIMREAAEDPLAEYRKVNRDATLALARLAAESGVKRFVFLSSIGVHGNSNVKPFTEQDEPAPHDLYAISKLEAEHGLLDIAKETGMEVVIVRPPLVYAPNAPGNFGSLVKWVKKGVPLPFGSIHNQRSLVALDNLVDFIALCADREKSPKAANQIFLISDGEDVSTTQLLKKVAKAFNKKAMLLPIPVGIMTFMAKLLGKGDVANRLFGSLQVDSSKARDLLGWKPVTSMDEQLKKTAQAYISEKK, encoded by the coding sequence ATGAAGGTATTTTTGACAGGTTCAACAGGCTTTGTGGGTACGACATTGTTGCAGCGATTTGTAGCGGATGGGATTGAAGCTGTGGCTTTGGTTCGCAATGGATCGGTTGGTTTGCCAGATGGGGTTGAGTCAGTGGTGGGGGATTTGAATTCATTGGTTGTTGCGGATAGATTGCCACGTCGCTCCGCTTCTCGCAATGACGGTGATAACGTGAATTTCTGTGCTTCACTCGAATTGATGTTAGAGAATATTGATGTGATTGCGCATGCCGCTGCGCGGGCGCATATTATGCGTGAGGCTGCGGAAGATCCTTTGGCGGAGTATCGTAAAGTAAACCGAGATGCGACTTTAGCTTTGGCTCGCTTGGCGGCAGAATCTGGTGTTAAGCGTTTTGTTTTTTTAAGCTCAATTGGTGTTCATGGTAATAGCAATGTTAAGCCGTTTACAGAACAAGATGAGCCCGCTCCTCATGACTTATATGCGATATCTAAATTAGAGGCTGAGCATGGCTTGTTGGATATTGCTAAAGAAACAGGCATGGAGGTGGTGATTGTTCGCCCTCCATTGGTTTATGCTCCTAATGCCCCTGGTAATTTTGGCAGTTTGGTTAAATGGGTTAAAAAAGGTGTTCCTCTACCTTTTGGTTCTATTCATAACCAACGCTCCTTAGTGGCATTAGATAACTTGGTGGATTTTATTGCTTTGTGTGCGGATAGAGAAAAATCACCAAAAGCGGCGAATCAGATTTTTTTGATTTCTGATGGTGAGGATGTTTCTACTACTCAGTTATTAAAAAAAGTGGCTAAAGCGTTTAACAAAAAAGCAATGTTACTTCCTATACCTGTTGGCATAATGACTTTTATGGCAAAGTTATTAGGTAAAGGCGATGTGGCTAATCGACTGTTTGGTTCTTTGCAGGTGGATAGCTCTAAAGCTCGTGATCTACTTGGCTGGAAGCCTGTCACGTCGATGGATGAGCAATTAAAGAAAACCGCTCAAGCTTACATAAGTGAAAAGAAATAA
- a CDS encoding Txe/YoeB family addiction module toxin has product MAWNLVYTKQELKDAKKLNASGLKPKTKALLYLIQAAPFISPSRYEKLVGDLNGTYSRRINIQHRIVYQVIEQDKVIKIIRLWSHYE; this is encoded by the coding sequence ATGGCTTGGAATCTGGTTTATACCAAGCAAGAATTAAAAGATGCAAAAAAATTGAATGCGAGCGGGTTAAAGCCTAAAACGAAAGCACTTCTTTATTTAATTCAAGCAGCTCCTTTTATTTCTCCGTCACGCTACGAAAAATTGGTAGGTGACTTAAATGGTACCTATTCAAGGCGCATTAATATCCAGCACCGTATTGTTTACCAGGTAATAGAGCAAGACAAAGTAATCAAAATTATTCGTCTTTGGAGTCATTATGAATAG
- a CDS encoding glycosyltransferase family 2 protein, with protein MKPPKISIITVCFNSSRFIKSALESVLNQSYPHIEYIIIDGASTDQTISIINEYRGAVSHIISEPDKGIYDAMNKGLALASGDVIGILNSDDFYPNSFVISDVVEAFEANPDVDMVLGNVDFVHPYNLDWPVRFYSSFHFKPWKMRFGFMPAHPGAFIKRSAYEKVGLYKLGYQIGADFEWFVRAFLVHKSLYVKLNKTLVRMREGGVSTSGVKSYWVSSKEQVRALRVNGIYSNMLVILTRLPIKFIHKVFRKCK; from the coding sequence ATGAAGCCCCCCAAAATATCAATTATTACAGTTTGTTTTAATTCTTCTCGTTTTATAAAGTCAGCACTCGAATCTGTATTGAACCAATCATATCCTCATATTGAATATATTATCATTGATGGGGCCTCTACTGACCAAACGATTTCAATCATAAACGAGTATAGGGGAGCTGTTTCTCATATTATTTCCGAACCAGATAAGGGGATATATGATGCGATGAATAAAGGTTTGGCTTTGGCTTCGGGGGATGTGATTGGGATTTTAAACTCGGATGACTTTTATCCAAACTCCTTCGTTATTTCAGATGTAGTGGAAGCTTTTGAAGCGAATCCAGATGTTGATATGGTTTTAGGGAATGTGGATTTTGTTCATCCCTATAATTTAGACTGGCCAGTAAGGTTTTATTCTTCGTTTCATTTTAAACCGTGGAAAATGCGTTTTGGATTTATGCCTGCACATCCAGGGGCATTTATAAAACGTTCGGCTTATGAAAAAGTAGGGCTTTATAAGTTAGGATATCAAATCGGCGCGGATTTTGAATGGTTTGTACGTGCGTTTTTAGTACATAAGTCGTTGTATGTTAAGTTGAATAAAACACTTGTGCGAATGCGTGAAGGAGGGGTAAGTACTTCTGGGGTGAAAAGTTACTGGGTGTCGTCTAAGGAGCAAGTTCGTGCATTAAGAGTAAATGGTATTTACTCAAATATGCTTGTTATCCTGACTCGCTTGCCGATTAAGTTCATCCATAAAGTATTTCGCAAATGTAAGTGA